The Clostridium sp. DL-VIII DNA window TTCAATAATTATTTTTTATAATAACATCTACAAGCAGCCTCTATTAAATTTGTTTAATAAAAATAGTACATTCTAATGACTTGTTATTTTATCAAATATATCTAACCTTTAAATTTAGTCCAGATATCAACTATTTTTGATACATTATCTCCTATATCAACTAAACCTTGGCTCTTCTTTAATTCTGCTTCAGGAATATTTTCAATTATATTATTCTTATACTCATCTCCTAATACATCCTTAGCTGATTTATTTGGATTTACATATGGGAAGTTTTTAGAAATAGTTGCACTTACCTGTGGATCTAAAATATAATTCATGAATAAATCTACACTCTCAGGATTTTTAGCTCCATTTGTTTTCATCATCATATCGAAAGTGAAATATATGCCTTCTGATGGATATACTACTTTAATTGCTGGATTTTGCTCTGCTGCTAATGCACATTCGCCTCCATATACAAGACCTAAAGAACATTCACCATTTAATAATAAGGTTTTTGGACTATCCCCATTAAAGGCATGAATATTTGGTTTTAACTGTGTTAAATAATCTTCTGCTTTCTTTAATCCTTCATCACTTGTATCGTTTATTTTATAGCCATTTTCCATTAATGCGATGCCAACAATTGGTCTTGCATCTTCAACAACAACCATTGAATCTTTATATTTAGGATCTAACAAATCTTTATATGATGTTATATTATCTTTAATTTTATCTGTATTAACTGCAATTAAAATGCTTGTACCTAAATACGGAAGGCTATATTCATTTTTAGGATCATTGGCTTCATGTAAATATTGTTCATCAAGATTTTTAAAATTATCTATTTTACTAGTATCTAATTTCTGAATTAAATCTTGATCTTTTAAGGTTTTAATATCTTGTGCAGGTCCAATGATCATATCATACGTTCCTTTTGCTCCCGAATTCATTTTGGCAAGCATTTCATCTGGATCAGAATATGTGGTTAAATTAACTGTGACTCCATATTTATCTTCAAAGCCTTTTACTACCTCATCTGGTATATATTCTGACCAAGTAATAACGTTTAATTCTTTACTTCCACTTTTCTCACCAGAACTGCTGCTGACAGAAGAACTTTGGTTGTTTGAACCACATCCTGCCAAAATTGTTGCTGCTATAGTCCCAACCATCATAATTGCCATAAACTTTTTTAAGCTTCCCTTAATCATAAAACTTCACTCCTTAAATAAATATTGCTTATTATCCTTATGCTTTCTTACTATTAGTCAATTATATTTTTTAATTAAACATTAATTTTTAATTAAAAAATGCATAAAGATATCTGTATCTTTATGCACCCTTGCATTTAAAAATATATACTTATAAAGCTTTGACTCCTCTTTCACCAGTTCTTATGCGAACAGCTTGTTCTATGTTTCGAACAAAAATCTTTCCATCTCCAACATTACCTGTGCCAACCTTGTTTATTACTGCTAAGAAAATGTCTTCTAATATATTATCTTCTACTACCGCCTCAACCTTAATTTTAGGTAATAAATTTATATTAGTCTTTAAGCCTTTAATTTGATTAACTCCATCTAAAGATCCTCTTTGAGTCCCACATCCCATGGCAGTTGAAATCGTCATTCCACCACAATGATACTCATCTAAAATACTTTTAACAATCTCTAGCTTTTCAGGTCTTATGATTAGCACTATTTCCTTCATAAAATCACCCCCAAGTTATTAAATTATGTGAAAAATTATTGTAATCAGTTAATTACTTCTTGTGAATAATATACTATCAAAATATTTTTATAACAATTGTCCAAAAACACCATTTTAATTATACTTTTTGATATATATATACTTATAAAGTAGTATGTTATTCTTTTTCCTTAACCATTTTAAATAGCTGAACTCTGTTTTTTATATTTAATTTTCGGTAAATATTAAGTATATGCTTTTTTAAAGTGTTGCTGGTAATACATAATTTATCACTAATATCATTATTTCCTGTACCATTCATAAGTTCTTTTAAGACAGCCTCCTCTCTTTTTGTTAAATTATAAGTTATTACACATTGTGAAAGAGTTATTTTCTCATCATTCAATGAACTTTTATTTAAGTCTTGATATAATCTAAATGCCATATGTTCCTTTATAATATCTAAAATAAAAGAATCTTCATATGTATAATCTTCTTTACCTTTTAATCTAAAAAAACATACTACTCCTATAAACTGATTCTTATATGCCAATATCATGTTTAAAGTATGGTGCCAATTATTAGGTGCAAAATATATTTTATAATATTCTGTCTTCACTCTTTTTTCTTCTGAAATAATATCACTTTCTCTATATACTTTGCTTTTTCCTCCAAACATCAATCCCCTGCTATAATCTACGCTATCATATTTATCCATGTAGTTCTCATCACTTTTTGGCTTATAATTGTAAAAAACCGGATTAGTTAGGATATGGCTATTTAACTCTGATGCAATATAAAAGTCAGCACTATCAAAATCTAGAATAAGAGCCATCTGAGTAAGAAAATTTTTTCTCATGGTCATTGAATCCTCAATAGAATTAATTTGATATACTATATTATTAATAACCATCCAGTCATTTGTTTCTAAACTTTGCACCTTTTATATCCCCCTTTATTTTCTAATCACAAATTTGTAAATATGATAAAAAATAAAGGCATATGTAATCAATTAAATTCATTATTACATATACCTCTTTGCACATTATTTTTTATTAATTCCATTTTACTATTGCAAAATTTCCATTTCAATATTATCATTTGATTATTTTTTATACCACATCTACTCCTTTTTAAGTAGATAATATTGTTTAGGAAAAGGCCTTTTCAAAAGCACTAATTAATATTCAAACTTTTAGACCTTATATGATAAATTTTATGAAAACCCATTAAGTAGATCCATCTCTTTCCTAACAACTGTATCCAAGTGTAATGAGACAAAAAAATGATACTACTATAGAATAATTTGATATAATTTATTAAAAGATAAGATAAATGACACTTTTGGACGAAGGTATTTTCTTTGCTTAAGCCTTAAAGAATAAAGATTTATACAGGAGGATCTTATGTTTAATCAAATAAGTTATTTTCAAAAGGAGCTTGCTGATCTCGTTCAGCGACATACCCACATGGAAGGCTATCAGCCTACAAAAATTCCGTGCCTTGGTTTTTCACGTTATTCCACTACTCATTATTCTACATTGGCTGGCCCTCCACGTGGACTCTATAATCCTTCCCTCTGTATCGTAGTTCAGGGCTCAAAGGATATTATACTTGGGGGTGAACGATTAAGGGGCGGTCCATCGAATTACATTGTATCATCTATAGATTTACCGATTATCTTTGAAGCAATGGAATCCTCCCCCGAAGTTCCAAACTTGTATTGCAAAATTGAATTTACTCCAAGCCTTATTTTAGAACTGTTAAGTGCTGAAGAGTTTAAGGTAACTGGCAAGAGAACTTCAAAACGTGGTATGAATGTTGCTGAATTTGATGTATCCATGCTAGATGCTGTGGTGAGACTCGTTCGCCTTCTGGATAAACCTACCGATATTCCTTTCCTTGCCCCGCTTTATACAAAAGAAATATTATATAAAACATTGCAAGGGGATTATGGCGATTCATTAAGACGAATTGTAACTGATGGGAGTCCAACTATTCATATTAGAAACACAATACAACATATGATGAATAATTTTCAGAATCCTCTTCGCATTGAAGATCTAGCAGATGTGGCAAAGATGAGCATTCCATCATTCCATAGACATTTTAAGGAAGTAACTGCAATGAGTCCAATTCAATTTCAAAAACAATTGAGGCTTCAGGAAGCCCGGCGTCTAATACTATCAGGGTCAATGAATGTGGCAGATGCATCATTTAATGTTGGCTATGAAAGCCATACGCAATTCAGTCGTGAATACTCAAGAATGTTTGGCTTTCCACCCAGAGAGGATGTTAAACGGCTTAAATGCATTAATGATACAATTGTGGATATTTAAGAAATTCAATAATAAATAATTTAAACTATTAAAGAGCGTGAAGGCATTTTAACTTACCACTCTTTTTTGTTATAACTATTCTATCATCAAAGCCACATTGTATAGTTTGATAGGATTAGGCAACTTTTTGATTGAATTGTGTTACCGATGACTTTAGAGCTACATGTATAATATAAATAGATTCAACGAACAAATATAACATATTTTTAGGAGGTATTTATATGCAATACATTAAGCTAGGCAACTCTGGACTTGAAGTTTCACAGATATGCATCGGCTGCATGGGGTTTGGGGACCCTGCTAAGGGCCATCCTACTTGGGCGCTTGATGAGGAAGGCAGCCGCCCTGTAATCAAACATGCAATCGAGGAAGGTATTAACTTTTTTGATACTGCCAATCTATATTCTCAAGGGACAAGTGAAGAGATAATTGGTAAGGCGCTGAAAGAATTTGCTAAACGTGAGAATATAGTCATCTCTACAAAGCTTGGTGCCCCGATGAGATCTGGGCCTAACTCGTTTGGACTCTCACGAAAGGCGATTATGACAGAGATTGATCATAGTTTAAAACGTCTTGGAACTGATTACATCGATCTTTATCAGATTCATAGAGCTGATCCATTTACCCCATGGGAAGAAACTTTGGAAGCACTCCATGATCTCGTAAAGATGGGAAAAGTGCGCTATTTGGGAGCCTCTACAATGAGAGCTTGGCAGTTTGCTAAGGCTCTTCACATCCAGAAGGTTAATGGCTGGACACGCTTTATATCAATGCAACATAATTACAATTTGGTCGCTCGTGAGGAAGAGAATGAAATGATTCCGCTCTGTGCTGATGAAGGTATTCAGACCATCGTATACAGCCCGCTTTCCCGTGGTATGCTAGCTCGTCCATGGGGTGAAAAGACAACTCGCTCCGAGGCTGAAGCAGGAGCTCTAAATTACTTTGAGGCAACTGCAGTAGCCGATGAGAAAATTGTTGAAGCCATTGGTAAAGTTGCAGAAGAACGTGGGGTCAGTCGTGCAGAAATCTCGCTTGCTTGGTTATACCGAAATCCGGTTGTTGCAGCGCCTATCGTTGGAGCACTTAAAACTAGCCACATCGACGATGCAATTAAAGCCCTCTCAATCGAGTTAACCAATGAAGAAGTACATCAATTAGAAGCATACTACACTCCACGTGTTGACGTGAACGTTAAAAATTCCGACCCGAAAGCCATAGCAAAAATGGCAGCAACAGTTGGAATCAAAATTCCGGTACCAACTGGTTCTAAATAATTTGAAAAAGCTGAAAAAGAAGGAGAAGTCTCTGATGAAGAGAGGCTTCTCCTTCTTTTTTATCTATGAAATATCTCTTTAACTTATATTTAAGCTTAGTTAGTTTAAAAACTTGCTTACAAATATGATACAAAATATCACACTATTATTTTACTTAAAGCTAGTGATATCAACTATTTATATGAAAGTCTACATCATTTATGGTACGGTTCTCCGTATCGAAAGTAAATGATAACTATTTTATAAAAATAGAATATCTATTTCTCAAGTATCTTATTAGAATTACATTTTACTTGCTTTTCCCTCTTCTAAGTATTTTATATACTTTATTTTAAATTAATTGTAATAATCTTATCTTCAATTATATATTTTATTCTACCATCATTAGAAACAGCTGTAGTATTTGTATTTATTTTGTTAAAAGTATATGGAATAATCTTTATTGTACTTACATCAAAATTCTTTACTGGTAATTCATTTGCATAATGTGTATAAAAATATGCTCCGTTTCCTATTTCCTCCTTCAAAGGCACTTGATCACCATTTGAATCAACAATATCATAATAATAATTAACATCATTATTATTTTCCCATGCACTAAAACCTTTTGCTGAACCCGAAATAAGTACTCTATCTGGCTTAACAGTAACATTATCTAAAGAAAGCTCATTGTCACCAATTTTAATATTTTTATCTACTTGAATCACTTTAGTGTTATTTTTATAAGTAGTGGAATCATAGACAAAGTTAAAAGTAAAATCTGAATAACTAACACCATATTTTTCGGCTAAAGAAGAAAATACTAACTTTACATCCTCCTTATCACTTAATGGCAAGTCCTTCATTTCAACCTCAAGAATTACATTACTATCTGTCTCAATTTCATTATTTTCTACATTATCGTATTCAACAAAATCCTTATATCCTGCAATACTATATCCGACATAATCAGAACTCCTCTCAATTTTTTTGCCATTAATATAAATATCAGGCGCTAACTTATTGTTATTATCAACAAGTTCATTTTTTTTCTTATTAATATTAAAGTTAATAATGATTCTTGAATTATCAGTAAAAAACTCATTTAAAGTAAGCTTAATATCTTTTCCTTCCAATGTTTTCCCTATTTCAGTTGAATACTTTTCTCCAGTAGTGTTAATACCTAACCATGTATTAATACTATATTTAAAGCTTGCTACTGCTGCTAAAACTTTATTTCCATGAGCACCTAAATTTACAGCTAAAAGCAATGCTACCACAGCTGCTAAGGCCTTATTTTTATTCAAAAAAACCTTTTTATTTTTAGATTTTGTAAATTTTTTCATCATCTTTTTCTTTTCTAATTCACTAACATCTTCTATTTCATACTGTGAAAAATCTATTTCTAC harbors:
- a CDS encoding DUF4179 domain-containing protein; amino-acid sequence: MKDEYSLLNNVEIDFSQYEIEDVSELEKKKMMKKFTKSKNKKVFLNKNKALAAVVALLLAVNLGAHGNKVLAAVASFKYSINTWLGINTTGEKYSTEIGKTLEGKDIKLTLNEFFTDNSRIIINFNINKKKNELVDNNNKLAPDIYINGKKIERSSDYVGYSIAGYKDFVEYDNVENNEIETDSNVILEVEMKDLPLSDKEDVKLVFSSLAEKYGVSYSDFTFNFVYDSTTYKNNTKVIQVDKNIKIGDNELSLDNVTVKPDRVLISGSAKGFSAWENNNDVNYYYDIVDSNGDQVPLKEEIGNGAYFYTHYANELPVKNFDVSTIKIIPYTFNKINTNTTAVSNDGRIKYIIEDKIITINLK
- a CDS encoding AraC family transcriptional regulator; amino-acid sequence: MFNQISYFQKELADLVQRHTHMEGYQPTKIPCLGFSRYSTTHYSTLAGPPRGLYNPSLCIVVQGSKDIILGGERLRGGPSNYIVSSIDLPIIFEAMESSPEVPNLYCKIEFTPSLILELLSAEEFKVTGKRTSKRGMNVAEFDVSMLDAVVRLVRLLDKPTDIPFLAPLYTKEILYKTLQGDYGDSLRRIVTDGSPTIHIRNTIQHMMNNFQNPLRIEDLADVAKMSIPSFHRHFKEVTAMSPIQFQKQLRLQEARRLILSGSMNVADASFNVGYESHTQFSREYSRMFGFPPREDVKRLKCINDTIVDI
- a CDS encoding P-II family nitrogen regulator translates to MKEIVLIIRPEKLEIVKSILDEYHCGGMTISTAMGCGTQRGSLDGVNQIKGLKTNINLLPKIKVEAVVEDNILEDIFLAVINKVGTGNVGDGKIFVRNIEQAVRIRTGERGVKAL
- a CDS encoding helix-turn-helix transcriptional regulator; amino-acid sequence: MQSLETNDWMVINNIVYQINSIEDSMTMRKNFLTQMALILDFDSADFYIASELNSHILTNPVFYNYKPKSDENYMDKYDSVDYSRGLMFGGKSKVYRESDIISEEKRVKTEYYKIYFAPNNWHHTLNMILAYKNQFIGVVCFFRLKGKEDYTYEDSFILDIIKEHMAFRLYQDLNKSSLNDEKITLSQCVITYNLTKREEAVLKELMNGTGNNDISDKLCITSNTLKKHILNIYRKLNIKNRVQLFKMVKEKE
- a CDS encoding spermidine/putrescine ABC transporter substrate-binding protein, which encodes MIKGSLKKFMAIMMVGTIAATILAGCGSNNQSSSVSSSSGEKSGSKELNVITWSEYIPDEVVKGFEDKYGVTVNLTTYSDPDEMLAKMNSGAKGTYDMIIGPAQDIKTLKDQDLIQKLDTSKIDNFKNLDEQYLHEANDPKNEYSLPYLGTSILIAVNTDKIKDNITSYKDLLDPKYKDSMVVVEDARPIVGIALMENGYKINDTSDEGLKKAEDYLTQLKPNIHAFNGDSPKTLLLNGECSLGLVYGGECALAAEQNPAIKVVYPSEGIYFTFDMMMKTNGAKNPESVDLFMNYILDPQVSATISKNFPYVNPNKSAKDVLGDEYKNNIIENIPEAELKKSQGLVDIGDNVSKIVDIWTKFKG
- a CDS encoding aldo/keto reductase, coding for MQYIKLGNSGLEVSQICIGCMGFGDPAKGHPTWALDEEGSRPVIKHAIEEGINFFDTANLYSQGTSEEIIGKALKEFAKRENIVISTKLGAPMRSGPNSFGLSRKAIMTEIDHSLKRLGTDYIDLYQIHRADPFTPWEETLEALHDLVKMGKVRYLGASTMRAWQFAKALHIQKVNGWTRFISMQHNYNLVAREEENEMIPLCADEGIQTIVYSPLSRGMLARPWGEKTTRSEAEAGALNYFEATAVADEKIVEAIGKVAEERGVSRAEISLAWLYRNPVVAAPIVGALKTSHIDDAIKALSIELTNEEVHQLEAYYTPRVDVNVKNSDPKAIAKMAATVGIKIPVPTGSK